The following coding sequences are from one Bos indicus x Bos taurus breed Angus x Brahman F1 hybrid chromosome 5, Bos_hybrid_MaternalHap_v2.0, whole genome shotgun sequence window:
- the LOC113893550 gene encoding testis-specific H1 histone-like — protein sequence MCWINVRQPNKSKLSFGEKGNEKGPPYPLGRPPALVTGPAFVTWPAAAVLLAHTWVSEVQSQWPRGRGSGAMAEGVEPMDESQGTEVKTQQPTERGLAGPLRQSSCSVLKVSQLLLRAIASHKRLTLAALKKELGNAGYEVRRKCGRLSGERSGSEGKGLHLRVTGSEAAGYFRIWKIPKPKRKPGRPRLEEGGRSPGTPLGARNSRRRSARRTVARKVRRGRSRADSRKVRSRAKDLVSSRTKEEGRAKKEDIRPRSRNAKRPSSKPREEKKQDPGRPVKRTVQRPTAKTCDSRATRTKTSAKAEGARSATGSP from the coding sequence tgagaAAGGCCCCCCCTACCCATTGGGTCGGCCGCCCGCCCTCGTAACAGGACCTGCCTTTGTGACGTGGCCGGCAGCCGCAGTCTTATTAGCTCATACCTGGGTGAGTGAGGTTCAGAGCCAGTGGCCCCGCGGGAGGGGGAGCGGGGCCATGGCTGAAGGGGTTGAGCCCATGGACGAATCCCAAGGTACTGAAGTTAAAACCCAGCAGCCCACGGAAAGAGGCCTCGCGGGACCCCTGAGGCAGAGCTCGTGCTCCGTGCTCAAGGTGTCCCAGCTGTTGCTCCGCGCCATCGCCTCACACAAAAGGCTGACCCTGGCGGCTCTCAAGAAGGAGCTTGGAAATGCGGGCTACGAGGTGCGCAGGAAGTGCGGCCGCCTCTCGGGCGAAAGGTCCGGGTCTGAAGGGAAGGGCCTTCACCTCCGGGTGACCGGCAGCGAAGCCGCCGGCTACTTTAGGATCTGGAAGATTCCGAAGCCGAAGAGAAAGCCAGGACGCCCAAGGCTGGAGGAGGGCGGGCGCTCGCCGGGGACCCCTCTCGGGGCGCGGAACTCACGCAGGCGCTCTGCGCGCCGCACGGTGGCCAGGAAGGTGAGGAGGGGGCGCTCGAGGGCAGACTCGAGGAAGGTGAGGTCAAGGGCCAAGGACCTGGTGAGTTCCAGAaccaaggaggaagggagggccaAGAAGGAAGACATCAGGCCCAGATCCCGAAATGCGAAGAGGCCAAGCTCCAAGCCCAGGGAAGAAAAGAAGCAGGACCCGGGGAGGCCGGTGAAACGGACCGTCCAGAGGCCAACGGCGAAGACGTGCGACTCGAGGGCTACTCGCACCAAGACTTCTGCTAAAGCTGAAGGTGCTCGGAGTGCGACCGGGAGTCCATAG
- the ZNF641 gene encoding zinc finger protein 641 isoform X2, translating into MAAALLAAGSQGLVTIKDVSLCFSQEEWRSLDPSQTDFYGEYVMQENCGIVVSLRFPIPKLDMLSQLEGGEEQWVPDPPDLEERDILKVTYTGDGSEHEGDTPELEAEPPRMLSSVSQDTVLWNPEQDANWDSMPRSSRGMLLGPPFLQEDSFSNLLCSTEMDSLLRPHTCPQCGKQFVWGSHLARHQQTHTGERPYSCLKCEKSFGRRHHLIRHQKTHLHDKPSRCSECGKNFRCNSHLASHQRVHADGKSCKGQEVGESPGARKRQRVPPVPKCHVCTECGKSFGRRHHLVRHWLTHTGEKPFQCPRCEKSFGRKHHLDRHLLTHQGQSPRSSWDRGTSVF; encoded by the exons GGCCTGGTAACCATCAAGGATGTGTCACTGTGCTTCTCTCAGGAGGAGTGGAGGAGCCTGGACCCTTCTCAAACAGACTTCTATGGAGAATATGTCATGCAGGAAAACTGTGGGATAGTGGTCTCCCTGA GATTTCCAATTCCCAAACTGGATATGCTTTCTCAACTAGAAGGAGGAGAAGAACAATGGGTCCCTGACCCCCCAGACTTAGAAGAGAGGGACATTCTGAAGGTCACATACACAG GAGACGGAAGTGAGCACGAGGGGGATACCCCTGAACTAGAAGCAGAGCCTCCCAGAATGTTATCTAGTGTGTCTCAAGATACTGTTCTCTGGAACCCAGAGCAGGATGCAAACTGGGATTCCATGCCCAGAAGCTCCAGAGGCATGCTCCTAGGCCCACCTTTTCTTCAGGAAGACAGCTTCTCAAACCTTCTGTGTAGCACAGAAATGGATTCCCTGTTAAGACCACACACGTGCCCCCAGTGTGGTAAACAGTTTGTGTGGGGCTCCCACCTGGCCAGGCACCAGCAGACACACACTGGGGAGAGGCCCTACAGCTGCCTCAAGTGTGAGAAGAGCTTTGGGAGAAGACATCACCTGATCCGACACCAGAAAACCCACCTACATGACAAGCCCAGCAGGTGCTCTGAGTGTGGCAAGAATTTCCGATGCAACTCCCATCTAGCCAGCCACCAGAGAGTGCACGCAGATGGCAAATCCTGCAAGGGCCAAGAGGTTGGAGAGAGCCCTGGGGCTAGGAAGCGACAGCGTGTGCCACCTGTGCCAAAGTGCCACGTGTGCACTGAGTGTGGGAAGAGCTTTGGCCGACGGCACCACCTGGTGAGACACTGGCTGACACACACCGGGGAGAAGCCCTTCCAGTGCCCACGCTGTGAGAAGAGCTTCGGCCGCAAACATCACCTGGACAGGCAcctgctgacccaccagggacAGAGTCCCCGGAGCAGCTGGGACAGAGGGACGTCTGTCTTTTGA